AAAGTGCGCATCAGCGGTGGTGGTCGTTGCAACGTGACGCACGCTTGCTGGGATCCCATGGAGCTCGTGGGTCACTACCCCCGGGGAAGCAGGCCATTGAGGGGTCCCTTCAGTAAGTTTGCGTGCGGAGATTCGATTGCTTGGTTCGACGAGCACGGACTCACGCTTGTGGAAGAGTCCGATGGACGGATGTTTCCTGAGCAGAATTGCTCCGAGGCGGTGGTGGAGTGCCTGAGGCGGGCTGCCTTAGCTGCAGGAGTGAAGATCAAGTGCGGATCTGCTGTGCGGCAACTCAGCTGCTCGGAGGGTGGTGGATTTCAAATCTCCGATCAACGCTCTGCCCTTCATCAGGCCAAGCGGGTGTTGCTGGCCAGTGGTGGCCATCCCAGTGGCCGGCGTCTTGCCCAGGATTTAGGTCACACGATTGTGCCGCCGGTGCCGTCGCTGTTCAGCCTGAGATTGCAGGCTCCTGCTTTGACGGCATGCAGCGGCATTGCCCTCGATGACGTGAGCTTGGATTTAAGGGTTGGTGATCAGCGCTTCCGTCAGACGGGCCGGGTGCTGTTGACCCATCGGGGTGTAAGTGGGCCTGCCGTATTGCGGCTCACCG
This portion of the Synechococcus sp. ROS8604 genome encodes:
- a CDS encoding NAD(P)/FAD-dependent oxidoreductase, coding for MAAITAAERGVRDVLILEATPEVLTKVRISGGGRCNVTHACWDPMELVGHYPRGSRPLRGPFSKFACGDSIAWFDEHGLTLVEESDGRMFPEQNCSEAVVECLRRAALAAGVKIKCGSAVRQLSCSEGGGFQISDQRSALHQAKRVLLASGGHPSGRRLAQDLGHTIVPPVPSLFSLRLQAPALTACSGIALDDVSLDLRVGDQRFRQTGRVLLTHRGVSGPAVLRLTAFAARALHASCYQGELRVDWSGGLGRELVQNKLQQARLEQARRTVVVAKPFEHLPRRLWLAFLMQAGVDVERRWADLPAKAERLLVETLCAQRLSIQGRGPFGEEFVTAGGVDLGEVNLATMESRRCAGLYLAGELLDVDGVTGGFNFQACWSGGWLAGEAIATSFLTESDQTP